In Candidatus Micrarchaeota archaeon, the genomic window TTCTCAGGGTCTATCGATAGCAACTCTGCCAATGATGATGTTGTAGATTTCGCTATCGAAGAGGACATCGGTAAAGTGATAACCGGAGACGATTCAGGCGGATTTACCTTCTCATACGGTCTAGATGGTACAACCGCTACAAACGCACAGTTCCAGCAGAGCGGTTCAGCCGACAGTGCTGACGATGATCAAAAGGCAGAGTATACTGCTCCCATCCATGGAACTCTCGATCCAGTCCCCCCAGCCACAGACACTTCTATCCTCAAAGATATTGTAGGTAAAGAAGTAGAAGAAGGATTCGTATCTCTAAGAGGTACAGAATTTGATACAGCATCTTCCAGCAGGTATCAATTTAAGTTCCCGAGCACTGTCAAACGCATGCAGTTCTCATTCACACCTGTGGGCAGCGCTACAAATCCGAACGTCAAGAACTGGACAGCGGTGGAAGGTGACAGCAAGACCTTCAACGACGTTACAATCACAGTGTTGTCGATCGATCCGGATACTGTGAGCTGCGGCGTAACCGGTACAGGCAGTGCAGAGTGCACCTATGTCGAAGGTTCGGCAGTGCCCATAATCAAGGAGACCGGTACACCGACCGTTGACGCCATCGTCAAACCGGCAAGTGATCCGAGCTGGCAGAACCTGGTAATGCTGGATACACAGGCAAGCGGTATCAGCGGCAACTTCATCGCTGTCGGTGGTCCTGTGGTCAACACAGTGACTGCACGCGAACTCGGCGACGCTGATCGTGCAACCCTCGAGTCACAGAAAGTGCTCATCAAAGAGGTTGCACCCACCAAGATCATCGTTGCCGGTTGGGAAGCAGAGGATACACTGACCGCAGCAGACCAGTTCATCGCCTCTATGAAGAGGGTGTAAACCCCTTTCCCCTTTTCTTTTTGTTTTTATTTTGATATCGTACTTATCCGAAATCGCTTTTTCTGGTGGAAAAATCTTAAAGAGGTTGGAGAAATCTATAAGGGAAATACGGTAAACCTTCATCAGCTAATTCTAGGGTTTTGAGAATAAGATTTTTGGTAGGTAGTAATCGGCAAACTCTTGCACTATGAATATCTTATAACATCTGTTCGCGCCGTCAAGGTTTCCTTCGGTTTTTTCGACGCTGTGTTCTCCCGGGAGTGTTCTGACGGTGTACGTGGTATCGAAGATTATTGATACGGCCACGCCTGTGAAATCGTATTCGCCCAAGATGTTCCTTCTATGCGGAGCGGAGGATAGCCATTGGTTCACGATTGTTCGTATTACATCGTTCAAATCAACGCGTTGTTCGAACATGGAACATGTTTGATCAACAGTCCATTCGTTGTTGCATACTGCACAGTACCCGACGTTTTCACCGACAGCAAGCGCTCCGATGTTTCTCAATCTCTCTCCCACCGTCCTTCCTTTGCTGTCCCCGTGTCCGCAGTAGTTGTGTTTACTCATATCATCGGCATGTTCTGCAGCGATCCTGTCAAGGTTCCTGTCTTCAGCAAGCGGTTCGAGGGCATGGATTTCTCTAACCTTGTTGACTTCCCTGATTATCCCACGGCTGATACGTGCTTCGGCCGAAGGTCCGGCGCATCCTGCTACTGTTAGAGCGAACAGTGCACCTGCAACGACCCGTCTGAGATTTTTCATATTATTATATTTTTTATCACCCAATTTTTAACTGTTTCGCTAAACAGATTTTTAAAAATAGGGTTTTTATTTAAGACAAACCGAAGAGGTAGAGGTGCGGTCTATGGATGTTGTTGAGGTATTATCCGAGTTGGTTTCGGTGGACACTAGTTCTCCAGGAGAAGGATACCGTCAGATAACGGAAATGATAACTGGATACCTCCGGGATCTGGGTGTTGACTATCGTGTCATTGACGGGAACGCCCCTGACGGTAAACACAGACCCAACATACTTGGAGAGGTTAATACCGATTCGGATAAAACGTTGTTGATCGCTGCCCATTACGACGTTGTCCCACCTGGTGATGGTTGGGATACGCCTCCCTTTAAACTTACTGAGATAGATGATCGTTTGTACGGTCGTGGAGCAAGCGATGATAAGGCTGCCATCGCGATCCTGTTATCCGCTCTAGATGAGACTGATCCTAAAGTTAACCTGAAGATCCTGTTCACCTGTGATGAAGAGGTGGGCGGGAGGTACGGTTTAGGTTATATTACCGAAAACCATCCTGATCTACTGAAGAGCGATCTCGCATGGATCATGGACGCCGGTACCGAGATGATCTCTATTGGATGTAGTGGTGTTGTGAACGGATGGCTCCGGGTGTTCGGTAAGGGTTCGCATGCAGGTTATCCTCATATGAGTGATAACCCGATCCCTAAACTGGCTCGGGTGATAGACCGGCTTAAAGAGTTTCAGACTATGCGGGAGGGTAAACGTTCGGTAGCGCGTTCTCCTCCAGGTAGCCCGTACGATCACGTGTGGGGAAGGTTTAACATCACGGTATTACGTTCCGGTGAAAAACCTAACATGATACCCGAGTATGCTGATGCTGGGTTTGACCTTAGATTGTTGCCAGAGGAATCAGTAGATGAGGGGTTAGGTGAATTAAAGGAGTATCTGGGTCGTGTGATGGATGAGTTGGGATACTCTTATGAGATTCGTGATGTGATCGGGCATGAGGGTTATCTTACACGAGAAACACCAGAGGTCTCCCGATTTGCTGACATAGTAAGTTCTGTTTTAGATAAGAATATCCCTGTGGGCGCAGAGTTGGGTGGTACCGACGGTCCGTTCATAAACAGGCTGGGTATTCCCACCATAGGGTTCGGTCCTATCGATCCCGATACTCGCTTTCATCAACCGAACGAGTTCGTACGTAAGGAGACGTTGAACAAGATGATCGATGTGACGACCAAGGTG contains:
- a CDS encoding ArgE/DapE family deacylase, which codes for MDVVEVLSELVSVDTSSPGEGYRQITEMITGYLRDLGVDYRVIDGNAPDGKHRPNILGEVNTDSDKTLLIAAHYDVVPPGDGWDTPPFKLTEIDDRLYGRGASDDKAAIAILLSALDETDPKVNLKILFTCDEEVGGRYGLGYITENHPDLLKSDLAWIMDAGTEMISIGCSGVVNGWLRVFGKGSHAGYPHMSDNPIPKLARVIDRLKEFQTMREGKRSVARSPPGSPYDHVWGRFNITVLRSGEKPNMIPEYADAGFDLRLLPEESVDEGLGELKEYLGRVMDELGYSYEIRDVIGHEGYLTRETPEVSRFADIVSSVLDKNIPVGAELGGTDGPFINRLGIPTIGFGPIDPDTRFHQPNEFVRKETLNKMIDVTTKVITEL
- a CDS encoding CAP domain-containing protein encodes the protein MKNLRRVVAGALFALTVAGCAGPSAEARISRGIIREVNKVREIHALEPLAEDRNLDRIAAEHADDMSKHNYCGHGDSKGRTVGERLRNIGALAVGENVGYCAVCNNEWTVDQTCSMFEQRVDLNDVIRTIVNQWLSSAPHRRNILGEYDFTGVAVSIIFDTTYTVRTLPGEHSVEKTEGNLDGANRCYKIFIVQEFADYYLPKILFSKP